From Oceanipulchritudo coccoides, the proteins below share one genomic window:
- the lpxK gene encoding tetraacyldisaccharide 4'-kinase, whose protein sequence is MKGVEKVIDRIRRHSSDFATFTVNVIYGRETGRCARLWALFLFGLSIIYRGVVFVRFQLYKHRILRAQHLGCLVVVVGNLTVGGTGKTPVVERLAKTLHAKGRKVAILSRGYKSKKEPVYKKWIRWILHQPPVPPRVVSDGETIFFDSEVAGDEPYMLARNLPGVVVVTDKDRVKAGLFAIRKYGVDTLILDDGFQYYQLQDHLQLLLVDKTNPFGNGNLLPRGILREPISQMRRASYIFLTKSEKQPDEALVDTLEKHRPEREWIECTHRPQYLQSVFGDEQRPLNWLEGKRVGALSGIAMPESFEQFIMDLGAVEIVPFRFLDHHRFTHHELDRITREIEENDLQLLVTTEKDAVRIKPDFMPPIPFYFLRVEIHMLAGTSNFEEAVRRICFPRESADADRWKSGQTQPLFPK, encoded by the coding sequence ATGAAAGGAGTGGAAAAAGTCATTGATCGTATCCGGCGTCATTCGTCCGACTTTGCAACTTTCACGGTAAATGTGATTTACGGGCGCGAGACGGGGCGTTGCGCCCGTCTATGGGCCCTGTTTCTTTTTGGGCTCAGTATTATTTACCGGGGTGTTGTTTTTGTCCGGTTTCAGCTGTACAAGCATCGAATTCTTCGTGCCCAGCATCTCGGCTGCCTTGTCGTGGTTGTTGGGAACCTGACAGTTGGCGGGACTGGCAAGACACCTGTAGTGGAAAGGCTTGCCAAAACACTTCATGCAAAGGGCAGAAAAGTGGCAATCCTCAGTCGGGGATACAAGAGCAAGAAAGAACCGGTATATAAAAAATGGATACGCTGGATACTCCACCAGCCACCAGTTCCACCCCGTGTGGTAAGTGACGGGGAAACGATTTTCTTTGATTCGGAAGTTGCGGGTGATGAGCCATACATGCTTGCCAGGAATCTTCCGGGAGTCGTTGTCGTGACGGATAAGGACCGGGTCAAGGCGGGGCTGTTTGCCATACGGAAATACGGTGTGGACACCTTGATTCTGGATGACGGATTCCAGTATTACCAGCTGCAGGATCACTTGCAATTGCTTCTCGTGGACAAGACCAACCCGTTTGGCAACGGCAACCTCCTTCCGCGGGGAATATTACGCGAGCCCATTTCGCAGATGCGACGCGCTTCGTATATATTCCTTACAAAGTCGGAGAAGCAACCGGATGAGGCACTTGTTGACACATTGGAAAAGCACCGCCCTGAGCGGGAATGGATCGAGTGCACCCATCGGCCCCAGTATCTGCAGTCCGTCTTTGGAGATGAGCAACGCCCGCTCAATTGGCTTGAAGGCAAACGTGTCGGTGCCTTGAGTGGCATCGCCATGCCGGAAAGCTTCGAGCAGTTTATAATGGATCTCGGTGCGGTGGAGATTGTTCCTTTCCGTTTTCTTGACCACCACCGTTTCACGCATCACGAACTGGATCGCATCACGAGGGAGATTGAGGAGAATGATTTGCAACTGTTGGTGACGACCGAGAAGGATGCTGTCCGGATCAAGCCTGATTTTATGCCACCCATTCCCTTTTATTTTTTACGGGTTGAGATTCACATGCTCGCCGGAACCTCAAATTTCGAAGAAGCTGTCCGCCGAATCTGTTTTCCCAGAGAGTCCGCGGATGCTGACCGCTGGAAGAGCGGGCAGACACAGCCACTTTTTCCAAAGTAA
- a CDS encoding MBL fold metallo-hydrolase, which yields MIAHNAKDSCDLGDKRNWRSRTSAHVRMGGMAFQIDAAPEFRLQCIENKIEWIDIFLLTHGHSDHVMGMDDLRRFIDLRGGEALPVYSTPEGLKRVSEVFPYAIRPKPEFKGYPAFALELMPEQLTTSAGTVSMTYLPHGRVEVMGLVFEEAETGKKLAYYTDCKRLTPKAKELAQGADVVVLDALRPMPHPTHMTLHEAIEAAEELGARETYFTHMTYMIDHARDSRRLPKGMAFAHDGLSVQV from the coding sequence ATGATCGCACACAACGCAAAAGATTCCTGCGATCTTGGTGACAAGCGCAATTGGCGCAGCCGGACAAGCGCACATGTCCGTATGGGCGGGATGGCTTTTCAAATTGATGCGGCCCCTGAATTCCGATTGCAGTGTATCGAGAACAAGATCGAGTGGATTGATATTTTCCTCCTCACTCATGGTCACTCCGATCATGTCATGGGAATGGATGACCTCCGTCGATTTATCGACTTGAGGGGAGGGGAGGCTCTGCCGGTTTACAGCACACCGGAAGGATTGAAACGAGTATCAGAAGTATTTCCCTATGCCATTCGACCTAAGCCTGAGTTCAAGGGATATCCAGCTTTCGCATTGGAATTGATGCCGGAGCAGTTGACCACTTCTGCTGGAACCGTTTCCATGACGTATCTGCCGCACGGCCGGGTGGAGGTCATGGGGCTTGTGTTTGAAGAAGCCGAGACGGGAAAGAAGCTTGCTTATTACACGGACTGCAAGCGGCTGACCCCGAAAGCAAAGGAACTCGCACAAGGTGCGGATGTTGTCGTGCTCGATGCCCTAAGGCCAATGCCGCATCCCACTCACATGACATTGCATGAGGCAATTGAGGCCGCTGAAGAGCTGGGCGCGCGGGAAACTTACTTCACCCATATGACCTACATGATTGATCACGCTCGCGATAGCCGGCGTCTTCCCAAGGGAATGGCATTTGCTCACGACGGCCTCTCTGTTCAGGTGTGA
- a CDS encoding DUF721 domain-containing protein — MVRKFSPREERLIANFRNVPEDTTLPADYRSTSFGSLIETLTEKYHIGKSTPEEAILKNWPRIVGPAFAKRCRPERIDYSGALIVQVPNATVRRELIFAEGRILTALGSIPGCSHINRVVLKAGQ; from the coding sequence ATGGTCAGGAAATTCAGTCCGCGTGAAGAACGATTGATTGCCAACTTCCGGAATGTACCGGAAGACACAACCTTGCCGGCTGACTATCGCTCGACCTCATTCGGAAGCCTCATCGAGACTTTGACGGAGAAGTACCACATCGGGAAAAGCACTCCGGAGGAAGCAATCCTGAAAAACTGGCCCCGTATCGTTGGCCCGGCCTTCGCAAAGCGGTGTCGCCCGGAGCGTATTGATTATTCCGGAGCCCTGATCGTCCAGGTTCCCAATGCCACAGTCCGTCGGGAATTGATTTTTGCAGAGGGGCGAATCCTGACCGCTCTTGGGAGTATCCCTGGCTGTAGTCATATAAACCGGGTCGTCCTCAAGGCAGGACAATAA